In Silene latifolia isolate original U9 population chromosome X, ASM4854445v1, whole genome shotgun sequence, the following proteins share a genomic window:
- the LOC141619757 gene encoding early nodulin-like protein 13: MALLSSKIWSISLVLAIASLLSFTEARDHLVGSKPDAWQIPSSSDSDFLNKWAQSNRFHIADNLVWKYDNKKDSVVEVTREAYIACNTTNPIAEHKSDETKVLLTKAGPHYFISGVKDSCEKGEKLIVVVMSPRGRRSGTVSPVIAPAPATVVETPAVSPTSGVDGIKGGLVMVVVGILAAFVLL; the protein is encoded by the exons ATGGCGTTGTTATCTTCAAAAATTTGGTCAATCTCTTTGGTTTTGGCAATTGCATCATTGCTGAGTTTCACTGAAGCAAGAGACCACCTTGTTGGAAGCAAACCTGATGCATGGCAAATTCCTTCATCCTCCGATTCTGATTTTCTCAACAAATGGGCTCAGAGTAACCGCTTCCATATCGCTGATAATCTCG TGTGGAAGTACGACAACAAGAAAGATTCAGTAGTGGAAGTAACAAGGGAAGCATACATAGCATGCAACACAACAAATCCAATAGCAGAGCATAAGAGTGATGAGACCAAGGTATTGTTGACCAAGGCGGGCCCACACTACTTCATCAGTGGAGTAAAGGACAGTTGTGAGAAAGGTGAGAAACTCATTGTGGTGGTTATGAGTCCTCGTGGCAGGCGGTCCGGGACCGTATCACCTGTTATTGCACCGGCCCCAGCTACTGTGGTTGAGACTCCGGCGGTTTCTCCAACAAGTGGGGTAGATGGGATCAAGGGTGGGTTGGTGATGGTTGTTGTTGGGATTTTGGCTGCCTTTGTGTTGCTTTGA